From Bradyrhizobium symbiodeficiens, the proteins below share one genomic window:
- a CDS encoding Crp/Fnr family transcriptional regulator, with product MPHPKFIARLQTVDGLSEDELRQIAGLPSTLRQVADGEIVLRQGEAASRSVFVVSGFLYQARIVGDRSQILAFHVPGDMPCLHTLLVSPMDADLVGLGPTIVGYVGHSQLRQLLDGSLHLTRAFWRETLIDAAISRQWIARLGAQTALPKVAHLICELAARLDIVGLLKDACFQMPMTQRHVADACGLSIVHVNRTIQELRHRRLIAWEGSEIELLQPEELRRLADFTPDYLA from the coding sequence ATGCCGCATCCGAAGTTCATAGCGCGTCTCCAGACCGTTGACGGCCTGTCCGAGGACGAACTCCGGCAGATCGCGGGCCTGCCCTCCACGCTGCGTCAGGTCGCGGACGGCGAGATCGTGCTGCGCCAGGGCGAGGCCGCCTCGCGCAGCGTCTTCGTCGTCAGCGGCTTCCTCTACCAGGCCCGCATCGTCGGCGACCGCAGCCAGATCCTGGCGTTCCACGTTCCCGGCGACATGCCCTGCCTGCACACGCTGCTGGTCTCGCCGATGGATGCGGACCTCGTCGGCCTCGGCCCGACCATCGTGGGCTACGTCGGGCACAGCCAGCTCCGCCAATTGCTCGACGGCTCCCTCCATTTGACCCGCGCTTTCTGGCGCGAGACCCTGATCGATGCGGCTATCTCGCGACAATGGATCGCCCGCCTCGGCGCGCAGACGGCCCTGCCGAAGGTCGCGCACCTCATCTGCGAGCTCGCAGCGCGGCTGGATATCGTCGGCCTTCTCAAGGACGCCTGCTTCCAGATGCCGATGACGCAGCGCCACGTGGCCGATGCCTGCGGCCTGTCGATCGTGCACGTCAACCGCACCATCCAGGAACTGCGGCATCGCCGATTGATCGCATGGGAGGGCAGCGAGATCGAGCTGCTGCAGCCTGAGGAGTTGCGCAGGCTCGCCGATTTCACCCCCGACTATCTGGCCTGA
- a CDS encoding caspase family protein: MRARIFDRVLGLAALALLVVTAHPASAEKRIALVVGNSAYKNITPLDNPSKDASLMAETLGLLGFTLVGGRAQLDLDKGAMDIAVQNFGRQVQGADVALFYYAGHGVQVAGSNYLVPVGANPTREADVDFQMTDVNLVLRQMQGSGTRLNLVILDACRNNPFGSRGLRASDGGLAQMRAPEGTLISYATQPGNVAQDGSDGHSPYTKALATTVRTAGLDVFQTFNQVGLAVKRATAGAQQPWVSSSPIDGTFYFVAPTETAPPKIAAMQPDPLPAERLRADPDRVPLRDAALLSELSERLYELNFDPDTPDGLTRAVTKLQQRISMTPTGEATEGLLLRMRKMEDLKPWGSIVYGPDNSKWGISWNHASRRAAVADARGNCAGAKCPIELSFYGRSCGAFAISDKSWSLVQREGVQRARDAALDECGKAGKACRIIGSVCADGSGR, encoded by the coding sequence ATGCGCGCGAGGATTTTCGATCGCGTTTTGGGGCTGGCGGCGCTGGCCTTGCTGGTCGTCACCGCACACCCGGCATCGGCCGAGAAGCGCATCGCGCTGGTGGTCGGCAACTCCGCTTACAAGAACATCACGCCGCTGGACAATCCCTCCAAGGATGCGAGCCTGATGGCGGAGACGCTGGGCCTGCTCGGCTTCACGCTGGTGGGCGGACGCGCCCAGCTCGATCTCGACAAGGGCGCGATGGACATCGCGGTGCAGAACTTCGGCCGCCAGGTCCAGGGCGCCGACGTCGCGCTGTTCTACTACGCCGGCCACGGCGTGCAGGTCGCCGGCTCCAACTATCTCGTGCCCGTCGGCGCCAATCCGACGCGCGAGGCCGACGTCGATTTCCAGATGACCGACGTCAACCTCGTGCTGCGCCAGATGCAGGGCTCGGGCACGCGGCTCAATCTCGTGATCCTGGACGCCTGCCGCAACAATCCGTTCGGCTCGCGCGGCTTGCGCGCCTCGGACGGCGGCCTTGCGCAGATGCGCGCGCCCGAGGGCACGCTGATCTCCTACGCGACGCAGCCCGGCAATGTCGCACAGGACGGCAGCGATGGTCACAGCCCCTATACGAAGGCGCTGGCGACGACGGTCCGGACCGCGGGCCTCGACGTGTTCCAGACCTTCAACCAGGTCGGCCTCGCCGTGAAGCGCGCCACCGCGGGCGCGCAGCAGCCCTGGGTGTCGTCCTCGCCGATCGACGGCACCTTCTATTTCGTCGCTCCGACCGAAACTGCCCCGCCGAAAATCGCGGCGATGCAGCCCGATCCCCTGCCGGCGGAGCGCCTGCGCGCGGATCCCGACCGCGTGCCCTTGCGCGATGCCGCCCTGCTCAGTGAGCTCAGCGAGCGGCTCTACGAGCTCAATTTCGACCCTGATACGCCCGACGGCCTGACGCGCGCCGTCACCAAGCTCCAGCAGCGGATCTCGATGACGCCGACGGGTGAAGCCACCGAAGGCCTGCTGCTGCGCATGCGCAAGATGGAGGATCTCAAGCCCTGGGGCTCGATCGTCTACGGGCCGGACAACAGCAAATGGGGCATCTCGTGGAACCACGCCTCGCGGCGCGCGGCGGTCGCCGATGCGCGCGGCAATTGTGCCGGCGCTAAATGCCCGATCGAGCTGTCCTTCTACGGGCGAAGCTGCGGCGCGTTTGCGATCTCCGACAAATCCTGGTCGCTGGTCCAGCGCGAGGGCGTACAGCGCGCCAGGGATGCCGCGCTTGACGAATGCGGCAAGGCTGGCAAAGCTTGCCGCATTATCGGATCCGTCTGCGCCGACGGCTCTGGCCGCTGA
- the mltG gene encoding endolytic transglycosylase MltG has product MSERPPISPRSPRAALEPEQLPPPPKRSERARNPFVVVGNAIITLLLVAMLGAGGIYYYGRQVLEAPGPLKDDKIVNIPQRAGKRDIAETLNREGVTDVNPWVFIASVAALKASSDLKPGEYSFQKNASLRDVIATIVEGKVVQHAVTIPEGLTSEQIVARLSDNDIFTGSVRELPREGTLLPETYKFPRGTPREQVIQRMQQAHKRVLGEIWERRNQDIPVKTPEQLVTLASIVEKETGKPDERSRVAAVFTNRLKQRIKLQSDPTIIYGLVGGKGTLGRPIKRSEITQPSPYNTYVIEGLPPGPIANPGRASLEAAANPARTRDLFFVADGTGGHAFTETYDAHQKNVAKLRAMEKQIQNDTVEPAEDAPPPATAAPGTADTPTATTPARPNQQKKPPAARPAAPARQGAVQPSPPVVQR; this is encoded by the coding sequence ATGAGTGAAAGGCCGCCCATTTCGCCCCGGAGTCCGCGGGCAGCGCTCGAGCCCGAGCAGCTCCCGCCGCCGCCGAAGCGGTCGGAGCGTGCGCGCAATCCTTTCGTGGTCGTCGGCAACGCCATCATCACCCTTCTGCTGGTCGCCATGCTCGGCGCCGGCGGCATCTATTATTACGGCCGACAGGTGCTGGAAGCGCCGGGGCCGTTGAAGGACGACAAGATCGTCAACATCCCGCAGCGCGCGGGCAAGCGCGACATCGCCGAGACGCTGAACCGGGAAGGCGTCACCGACGTCAATCCCTGGGTGTTCATCGCCAGCGTCGCCGCGTTGAAGGCGAGCTCGGACCTCAAGCCGGGTGAATATTCGTTCCAGAAGAACGCCTCGCTCCGCGACGTCATCGCCACCATCGTCGAGGGCAAGGTGGTGCAACATGCCGTTACGATTCCGGAAGGGCTCACCTCCGAGCAGATCGTGGCCCGCCTGTCCGACAACGACATCTTCACCGGCAGTGTGCGCGAGCTGCCGCGCGAGGGCACGCTGTTGCCCGAGACCTACAAATTCCCGCGCGGCACCCCGCGCGAGCAGGTGATCCAGCGCATGCAGCAGGCGCACAAGCGCGTGCTCGGCGAGATCTGGGAACGTCGCAATCAGGACATTCCGGTCAAGACGCCGGAGCAGCTGGTGACGCTCGCCTCGATCGTCGAGAAGGAAACCGGCAAGCCGGACGAGCGCAGCCGTGTCGCCGCGGTGTTCACCAACCGGCTGAAGCAGCGGATCAAGCTGCAGTCCGATCCGACCATCATCTACGGCCTCGTCGGCGGCAAGGGCACGCTGGGCCGGCCGATCAAGCGCAGCGAGATCACGCAGCCGTCGCCCTACAACACCTATGTGATCGAGGGCCTGCCGCCGGGTCCGATCGCCAATCCCGGCCGCGCCTCGCTGGAGGCCGCCGCCAATCCGGCGCGCACCCGCGACCTCTTCTTCGTCGCCGACGGTACCGGCGGGCACGCCTTCACCGAGACTTATGACGCGCACCAGAAGAACGTCGCCAAGCTCCGCGCGATGGAGAAGCAGATCCAGAACGACACGGTGGAGCCGGCCGAGGATGCGCCGCCGCCCGCCACCGCCGCCCCCGGAACTGCCGATACGCCTACGGCGACGACGCCGGCGCGCCCCAATCAGCAGAAGAAGCCGCCGGCGGCGCGCCCCGCGGCGCCAGCGCGGCAGGGCGCGGTGCAACCCTCCCCACCGGTGGTCCAGCGCTAG
- a CDS encoding Crp/Fnr family transcriptional regulator: MDKAHDVLIRNLSEHTSLEPEDLAEIRGLTFTLRDFEPNEDFIRQGDEPEHSALVVSGMVARYHLLGTGGRQYLSFHLTGDLPDSQALFIDQMDHGLSALGPATVAFIPHRELFRAFRRRPTFAHSVWRETLRDAAIFREAITNNSARPMQARMAHLFCELFYRARTSQLVRGNRFRVPISLAQLGETLGMAIATVNRTLADLRRSGAMDLRDGELIVLKWRELQRLGDFNPVYLHLKRQSPPQA, encoded by the coding sequence ATGGACAAAGCTCACGACGTGCTGATCCGGAACCTTTCCGAGCACACCTCGCTTGAGCCGGAGGATCTTGCCGAGATCCGCGGGCTCACCTTCACGCTGCGCGATTTCGAGCCGAATGAGGATTTCATCCGTCAGGGCGATGAGCCGGAACACTCGGCGCTCGTCGTTTCAGGCATGGTCGCGCGCTACCATCTTCTCGGCACCGGGGGGCGGCAATACCTGTCCTTCCACCTGACCGGCGACCTGCCGGACTCCCAGGCTCTGTTCATTGACCAGATGGATCACGGATTGAGCGCGCTGGGACCGGCCACGGTGGCCTTCATCCCGCATCGCGAATTGTTCAGGGCTTTCCGGCGCCGCCCCACATTCGCGCACTCCGTCTGGCGCGAGACGCTGCGCGATGCCGCGATCTTTCGCGAGGCCATCACCAACAACAGCGCCCGGCCGATGCAGGCGCGTATGGCGCATCTGTTCTGCGAGCTGTTCTACCGCGCCCGCACTTCGCAGCTCGTCCGCGGCAATCGCTTCCGCGTGCCGATCAGCCTGGCGCAGCTCGGCGAGACGCTGGGCATGGCGATCGCGACGGTGAACCGGACGCTTGCCGACCTCAGGCGGAGCGGCGCGATGGATCTGCGCGACGGGGAGCTCATCGTCCTGAAATGGCGCGAGCTGCAGCGGCTCGGCGATTTCAACCCGGTCTATCTGCATCTGAAGCGCCAGTCGCCGCCCCAGGCGTGA
- a CDS encoding DUF1398 domain-containing protein encodes MTPAQENTAKSCLLGAENNTMTFPEIVQALTREGFESYTIDFRRGRAIYYLPDGQSVEYPTRSTLSVAKDFDAGAIQAAIREAQQLVAGYTYDGFCEKVAKAGCSGYVVSFAGRRAVYMGRTAETHLEHFPS; translated from the coding sequence ATGACACCTGCTCAGGAGAATACAGCGAAGTCCTGCTTGCTCGGTGCTGAAAACAATACCATGACGTTTCCTGAAATCGTTCAGGCGCTTACTCGCGAAGGCTTTGAGAGCTACACGATCGATTTTCGTCGAGGCCGCGCAATCTACTATCTTCCCGACGGTCAAAGCGTCGAATATCCCACTCGCTCTACGCTTTCGGTTGCCAAGGATTTCGACGCGGGCGCCATACAGGCGGCCATCCGAGAGGCTCAGCAATTGGTGGCTGGCTACACTTACGATGGATTCTGCGAGAAAGTAGCAAAGGCTGGCTGTTCAGGGTACGTCGTGTCATTCGCGGGTAGGCGGGCGGTCTATATGGGACGGACGGCGGAAACGCACCTCGAACACTTTCCTTCCTGA
- a CDS encoding amidohydrolase family protein, translated as MSVLSRRDFLALSTSAAVVGLAAPARAAMGPNDKYDLVIRGGEVLDPSQSLRARRDIGIRWGVIETVQEAIPAERALKSIDASGKLVMPGLIDLHSHVYPYGSAIGIPADELVQFQATTTVVSAGDAGVNNLAALRRFIVAQTRARMYAFVHIANNGLSAFPAAELYNIDVAQTEACAMALAENADFLLGVKVRMSENVIYKHGLEPLKRGIQACEMCGWPAKMMVHIGGVESKELMSQILDLLRPGDVLTHAYSGAPNMSNVFTNIVQEGKLLPAALAAKQRGVMFDVGHGGGSFDFTVAEIAIPGGCTPDTISSDIHVFSGNSPGIPFLPNVMSKFMTLGFTLEQVVAMATAAPAKIINRAPKIGTLQVGAPGDVAIMELVEGPVSFVDTRNNKRDGKAQLKPIQTVINGVPFGRPYQAPFSVR; from the coding sequence ATGTCCGTGTTGTCACGCCGCGATTTTCTGGCACTTTCGACGTCAGCCGCAGTTGTCGGACTCGCCGCGCCCGCGCGAGCCGCAATGGGGCCGAACGACAAGTACGATCTGGTCATCCGGGGCGGCGAGGTGCTCGACCCCAGCCAGTCGCTGCGCGCCAGACGCGATATCGGCATCCGCTGGGGCGTGATCGAAACGGTGCAGGAGGCGATCCCCGCCGAGCGCGCGCTGAAGAGCATCGACGCGTCAGGCAAGCTCGTGATGCCCGGTCTCATCGATCTGCATTCTCACGTCTATCCCTACGGCTCGGCGATCGGCATTCCCGCCGACGAGCTGGTGCAATTCCAGGCCACGACGACCGTCGTCTCCGCGGGCGACGCCGGGGTCAACAATCTGGCGGCGTTGCGCCGGTTCATCGTGGCCCAGACGCGCGCGCGGATGTATGCCTTCGTCCATATCGCCAATAACGGCCTGTCGGCATTCCCGGCCGCCGAGCTGTACAATATCGACGTCGCACAGACCGAAGCCTGCGCGATGGCGCTCGCCGAGAACGCCGATTTCCTGCTCGGCGTCAAAGTGCGGATGTCGGAGAACGTGATCTACAAGCACGGGCTCGAGCCGCTGAAGCGCGGCATCCAGGCTTGCGAGATGTGCGGCTGGCCGGCGAAGATGATGGTGCATATCGGCGGCGTCGAGTCCAAGGAGCTGATGTCGCAGATCCTCGATTTGCTGCGCCCCGGCGACGTGTTGACGCACGCCTATTCGGGCGCACCGAACATGTCCAACGTCTTCACCAATATCGTGCAAGAGGGCAAGCTGCTGCCTGCAGCCCTGGCGGCCAAGCAGCGTGGCGTCATGTTCGACGTCGGTCATGGCGGCGGCAGTTTCGATTTCACCGTGGCGGAAATCGCGATCCCCGGCGGATGCACGCCCGACACGATCTCCTCCGACATCCACGTCTTCTCCGGCAATTCGCCGGGGATTCCGTTCCTGCCCAACGTGATGAGCAAGTTCATGACGCTGGGCTTCACGCTGGAGCAGGTGGTCGCGATGGCCACCGCGGCGCCGGCGAAAATCATCAACCGCGCGCCGAAGATCGGCACGCTGCAAGTCGGAGCGCCCGGCGACGTCGCCATCATGGAGCTGGTGGAAGGGCCGGTCAGCTTCGTCGACACCCGCAACAACAAGAGGGACGGCAAGGCCCAGCTCAAGCCGATCCAGACCGTCATCAACGGCGTGCCGTTCGGCCGGCCTTATCAGGCGCCGTTCTCGGTGAGATAG
- a CDS encoding YicC/YloC family endoribonuclease, translating to MALSSMTGFARSHGASGPYTFEWELKSVNAKGFDLRVRLPQGFDELEAHAKKRAGELLSRGTVYANLTVKRANAAATVRVNEDVLNAVLKAAAVIAGKVDAVAPSVDGLLAIKGVIEVAEPEGDEEEDTAARVAAAEAFDKALAELVEMRKREGTSLGQILTQRVDEVEQLAKKAEGSPGRKPEAIKARLAEQIASLLDTSDRFDSDRLMQEAILIATRADIREELDRIASHIAQARELIGKGGPIGRKLDFLAQEFHREVNTCCSKSNDIELTNTGLAMKNVVEQFREQVQNLE from the coding sequence ATGGCGCTGTCGTCCATGACCGGCTTTGCCCGAAGCCACGGCGCAAGCGGGCCGTACACGTTCGAATGGGAATTGAAATCGGTCAACGCCAAGGGCTTTGACCTCAGGGTGCGGTTGCCGCAGGGGTTCGACGAGCTCGAGGCCCACGCCAAGAAGCGCGCTGGCGAGCTCTTGTCGCGCGGCACCGTCTACGCCAATCTCACCGTCAAGCGCGCCAACGCCGCTGCCACCGTTCGCGTCAATGAGGACGTGCTTAATGCCGTCCTGAAGGCCGCCGCCGTCATCGCCGGCAAGGTCGACGCGGTGGCGCCGAGCGTCGACGGCCTGCTTGCCATCAAGGGCGTGATCGAGGTCGCCGAGCCCGAGGGCGACGAGGAGGAGGACACGGCCGCGCGTGTCGCCGCAGCCGAGGCCTTCGACAAGGCGCTCGCCGAACTCGTCGAGATGCGCAAGCGCGAGGGCACCTCGCTCGGGCAGATCCTGACCCAGCGGGTCGACGAGGTCGAGCAACTGGCGAAGAAGGCGGAAGGCTCGCCCGGTCGCAAGCCGGAGGCGATCAAGGCGAGGCTTGCCGAGCAGATCGCGAGCCTGCTCGACACCTCAGACCGTTTCGATTCCGACCGCCTGATGCAGGAGGCGATCCTGATCGCCACCAGGGCCGACATCCGCGAGGAGCTCGACCGCATCGCGTCCCACATCGCGCAGGCGCGCGAGCTGATCGGCAAGGGCGGCCCGATCGGCCGCAAGCTCGACTTCCTGGCCCAGGAGTTCCACCGCGAGGTCAACACCTGCTGCTCGAAGTCGAACGACATCGAGCTGACCAACACGGGGCTCGCCATGAAGAACGTGGTCGAGCAGTTCCGCGAGCAGGTCCAGAATCTGGAGTGA
- the gmk gene encoding guanylate kinase has protein sequence MTSGGHGTDGVERRGLMFVLSSPSGAGKTTLSRLLMDRMSGLKMSVSATTRPKRPGEVDGKDYLFVDKPRFEAMVKGDELLEWATVFDNSYGTPRGPVEAALSAGQDVLFDIDWQGTQQLREKARADVVSVFILPPSAADLEKRLHSRAQDSDEVIRKRMSRASHEMSHWAEYDYIVINHNVDEAFAEVQSILKAERLKRERRTGLVGFVRGLQGQLQG, from the coding sequence ATGACGAGCGGCGGTCACGGAACTGACGGTGTCGAGCGGCGCGGCTTGATGTTCGTCCTGTCCTCGCCCTCGGGCGCGGGCAAGACGACGCTGTCGCGTCTTCTGATGGACCGGATGTCCGGCCTGAAAATGTCGGTCTCGGCGACCACGCGGCCGAAGCGGCCGGGCGAGGTCGACGGCAAGGACTATCTGTTTGTCGACAAGCCGCGCTTCGAGGCGATGGTGAAGGGCGACGAACTGCTGGAATGGGCCACCGTGTTCGACAACAGCTACGGCACGCCCCGTGGCCCCGTCGAAGCCGCGCTGTCCGCCGGGCAGGACGTGCTGTTCGACATCGACTGGCAGGGCACGCAGCAGCTGCGCGAAAAGGCGCGCGCCGACGTCGTCAGCGTCTTCATCCTGCCGCCCTCGGCGGCCGATCTGGAGAAGCGCCTGCATTCACGCGCGCAAGATTCCGACGAGGTCATCCGCAAGCGCATGAGCCGCGCCAGTCACGAGATGAGCCACTGGGCCGAGTACGACTACATCGTCATCAACCACAACGTTGACGAGGCCTTCGCCGAGGTGCAGTCGATCCTGAAGGCCGAGCGCCTCAAGCGCGAGCGGCGGACTGGCCTCGTTGGTTTCGTGCGAGGTTTGCAAGGGCAGCTTCAGGGCTAG